In a single window of the Cupriavidus basilensis genome:
- a CDS encoding type II toxin-antitoxin system RelE family toxin, with the protein MSYELAFHEDALKEWKKLDASIKDQFRKQLEKRLAEPRVPSAKLSGKDMKDVYKIKLRDAGYRLVYEVNDRTVTVLVLAVGRRDKSEAYRRAGVRR; encoded by the coding sequence ATAAGTTATGAGCTCGCCTTTCACGAAGACGCTTTGAAGGAATGGAAGAAACTCGATGCGTCGATCAAGGATCAGTTTCGAAAGCAGCTCGAGAAACGTCTGGCCGAACCCCGGGTGCCGTCTGCCAAGCTCAGTGGCAAGGACATGAAAGACGTATACAAGATTAAGCTGCGCGATGCCGGATACCGGCTGGTGTACGAGGTCAACGATCGTACCGTCACTGTGCTAGTGCTCGCTGTTGGACGACGGGACAAGAGTGAGGCTTATCGCCGGGCCGGTGTAAGGCGATAG
- a CDS encoding type II toxin-antitoxin system Phd/YefM family antitoxin — protein sequence MTVTRAIYATATVSITDLRRNPGAIIEEAGNEPVAVLNHNRPAAYLVPAQAFEALMDRLEDIELAEIVRQRRGGKSVKVSLDKL from the coding sequence ATGACAGTCACACGCGCCATCTACGCTACCGCGACCGTAAGCATCACGGACCTTCGCCGCAACCCCGGTGCCATCATTGAGGAGGCCGGTAACGAACCCGTGGCAGTCCTCAATCACAATCGCCCGGCCGCATACCTGGTTCCCGCCCAGGCTTTCGAAGCACTTATGGACCGGCTTGAGGACATCGAGCTTGCAGAAATCGTTCGGCAGCGTCGCGGCGGGAAGTCCGTAAAGGTGTCGCTGGATAAGTTATGA
- a CDS encoding VTT domain-containing protein, producing MEASQILSLLLHFDQNLGPAIAQYGVLVYGILFAIVFCEIGLLPLFFLPGDPLLFLCGAFCASGALKLWILLPVLLVAAVAGSLLNYAIGKAIGARVFTGGYRWINRDALRRTHDFYQRHGGLTLLLSPFVAVVRTFAPFVAGVSAMSAPRFALAASAGATVWVVSLLGGGYLFGNVPLVRDHMSAIVLLGLALGLGSLVVASAWRAVKGRQGARG from the coding sequence ATGGAAGCATCGCAAATCTTGTCGTTGCTGCTGCATTTCGACCAGAATCTCGGCCCCGCCATCGCGCAATACGGCGTCTTGGTCTACGGCATCCTGTTCGCCATCGTGTTCTGCGAGATCGGGCTGTTGCCGCTGTTCTTCCTGCCTGGTGATCCGCTGCTGTTCCTCTGTGGCGCGTTCTGCGCGTCGGGTGCGCTCAAGCTATGGATCTTGCTGCCGGTGCTGCTGGTCGCCGCGGTGGCCGGGAGCCTGCTGAACTACGCCATCGGCAAAGCCATCGGGGCCCGCGTGTTCACCGGCGGCTACCGATGGATCAACCGCGACGCACTGCGCAGGACGCATGACTTCTACCAGCGCCACGGCGGCCTGACTTTGCTGCTGTCTCCCTTCGTCGCCGTGGTGCGCACCTTTGCCCCTTTCGTCGCGGGCGTGTCCGCCATGTCCGCGCCGCGCTTCGCGCTGGCCGCGAGTGCTGGCGCCACGGTGTGGGTGGTGTCGCTGCTGGGCGGCGGTTATCTCTTCGGCAATGTGCCGCTGGTGCGCGACCACATGAGCGCCATCGTCCTGCTTGGGCTTGCGCTTGGGCTGGGGTCGCTGGTGGTGGCCAGTGCGTGGCGGGCGGTGAAGGGCAGGCAGGGCGCGCGGGGGTGA